The following coding sequences lie in one Onychomys torridus chromosome X, mOncTor1.1, whole genome shotgun sequence genomic window:
- the LOC118573804 gene encoding polypyrimidine tract-binding protein 1-like encodes MSSHSPPASKGNDSKRFKGDSRGIEGSSRVIHIYRLPSSVTEREVLFLALPFGKVSNLLFLKEKNQAFMEMNTEEAANTMVSYYTCVTPVLRGQPVHVQFSCYKELKVRRSRRKEGASSQEGDPRQAAASSQVGAQAGQEGASRQVGAQPGRPAEKSDQAGNVAWAAPAAAGDTGRVLAGRTPVLRILVENYFCLVTLEVLHKLFSRFGTVLKIITYSKNNRFQVLLQYADPLSAQRAKLFLDGQNIYDACCTLRITFSGFTDLTVKYNNDKSRDYTRPDLPSGDSQPLPAQNRASALGVPVAISSSSYASTGLPQTFAIPQAAGFAYVPEVCRAPAPLAVPEVAVAAVAAGPESQVITSGSPALANAVLLVANLNPEKVTPQSLFILFGAYGNVQRVKILYKKKENALVQMADGSQAELALRHLNGHKLHGKSLCIVRSKHQSVKLPREGKEDQDLTKDYVNSPLHRFKKPGSRNFQNIFPPTATLHLSNLPTSVLEEDLKKLFSSGGGSVKAFKFFPKDRKMALIRMGSVEEAIQALVELHGYALGQSHHLRVSFSRITI; translated from the coding sequence ATGAGCAGCCACTCACCCCCTGCATCCAAAGGAAACGACAGCAAGAGGTTCAAGGGGGACAGCAGGGGCATTGAGGGCTCCTCGAGAGTGATCCACATCTACAGACTGCCAAGCAGTGTCACCGAAAGAGAGGTTCTCTTTCTGGCTCTGCCATTCGGGAAGGTGTCCAACCTACTGTTTCTGAAGGAGAAGAACCAGGCCTTCATGGAGATGAACACAGAGGAGGCCGCCAACACCATGGTCAGCTACTACACCTGTGTGACTCCTGTGCTGCGTGGGCAGCCTGTCCACGTCCAGTTCTCCTGCTACAAAGAGCTCAAGGTGAGAAGATCCCGCAGGAAGGAGGGTGCCTCTAGCCAGGAGGGTGACCCGAGGCAGGCAGCTGCCTCCAGCCAGGTGGGTGCCCAAGCAGGCCAGGAGGGTGCCTCCAGGCAGGTGGGTGCCCAGCCAGGCCGGCCAGCTGAGAAGTCAGACCAGGCAGGAAATGTGGCCTGGGCCGCCCCTGCCGCTGCTGGGGACACGGGGAGAGTGCTGGCCGGTCGAACCCCTGTGCTCAGGATCCTTGTGGAGAACTACTTCTGTCTCGTGACCTTGGAAGTGCTGCACAAGCTCTTCTCCAGGTTTGGCACAGTTCTGAAAATCATCACATACAGTAAGAACAACCGGTTCCAGGTGCTGTTACAGTATGCGGACCCGCTGAGTGCCCAGCGTGCCAAGCTGTTCCTGGATGGGCAGAACATCTACGACGCCTGCTGCACACTGCGCATCACCTTCTCTGGGTTCACTGACCTCACAGTCAAGTACAACAACGACAAGAGCCGCGACTACACGCGCCCGGACCTGCCCTCGGGGGACAGCCAGCCCTTGCCAGCCCAGAACAGGGCCTCAGCCCTCGGTGTGCCTGTCGCGATCTCATCTTCTTCCTATGCAAGCACTGGGTTACCTCAGACCTTCGCGATTCCTCAAGCTGCAGGCTTTGCCTATGTTCCAGAAGTGTGTAGGGCCCCGGCGCCCCTGGCCGTGCCAGAAGTGGCTGTGGCAGCGGTGGCAGCTGGACCAGAGAGCCAAGTCATCACCTCGGGCTCCCCAGCTCTGGCGAATGCTGTCCTCCTCGTTGCCAACCTCAACCCTGAGAAAGTCACTCCCCAAAGCCTCTTTATTCTGTTTGGTGCCTATGGCAACGTGCAGCGGGTGAAGATCTTGTACAAGAAGAAGGAGAACGCGCTGGTGCAGATGGCAGATGGGAGCCAGGCTGAGCTGGCCTTGAGGCACCTGAACGGGCACAAGCTGCATGGCAAGTCTCTCTGCATCGTGCGGTCCAAGCACCAGAGCGTGAAGCTGCCCCGGGAGGGCAAGGAGGACCAGGACCTCACCAAGGACTATGTCAACTCCCCACTGCACCGCTTCAAGAAGCCCGGATCCAGGAACTTCCAGAACATCTTTCCGCCCACTGCCACCCTGCACCTCTCCAACCTGCCCACCTCGGTCTTGGAGGAAGACCTCAAGAAGCTCTTCTCCAGTGGCGGGGGTTCTGTCAAGGCCTTCAAGTTCTTCCCAAAGGACCGCAAGATGGCGCTGATCCGTATGGGCTCGGTGGAGGAGGCCATACAGGCCCTGGTGGAGCTGCATGGTTATGCCCTAGGCCAGAGCCACCACCTTCGAGTCTCCTTCTCCAGGATCACCATCTAG